A segment of the Mytilus trossulus isolate FHL-02 chromosome 12, PNRI_Mtr1.1.1.hap1, whole genome shotgun sequence genome:
CTTTTGATGAGAAACACTGAATTTCATACACAAGatagtttttaattaaattgtaattgatatattataatttctttacctttttaaattttagggCTAAATATTTAGTTGGTAGTTTCTCACAAGGACcttagtaaaatttaaacaacttttaatttgaaatgttactttaattgtatactcagatatcaattgaacaatataaaaaaaacattacttacAAATGACCGTATTATACTACAGTAAAATCCAACCATTGTAGCGCACCGCACGAACAAgcacttctctttcaaatctcaccacttctccctatcagtttcaaaaagagaagtcacttctccctataattctgaagtagtgtgagccctgAATACCTTATGaagattttaaaagtattaacttTAATCTGTTAATTATCCCGACCATACCCTTATGGTCaaaccatatgagtatatatatACCGATACAGTCATGACCATACGcttatggtccaaatactcatttggtccggaacatatacatttgtactacatttttataattcaacTTTAATTAAGACTTACCTTGACTTTgatatataatcaaatatactCATGTAGACACCCAGTCGTGTTGTTGTGTATGTTGCCTGTCTTAACAGTCCTGCTGAAAGactgaaatattcaaatatgataAGCAGCAATCCTACATGTACTTGTCATTCAATCACAAAACACATATCATCCAAtattaattcataataaaactagaggctccaaagagcctgtgtcgctcaccttggtctatgtgaatattaaacaaaggacgcatttgaattcatgacaaaattgtgttttggtgatggtgatgtgtttgtatatcttactttactgaacattattgctgcttacaatcattctatctatagtgaacttggcctaagagcttcagtggaaaatgttagttaaaatttacaaattttatgaaaattgttaaaaattcactataaagggcaataactccttatggggtaaattgaccatttaggtcatgttgacttatttttaggtgttactttgctgtacattgtttccctttacagtttatctctatctataataatattcaagataataacaaaaaacggcaaaatttccttaaaatgactaattcaggggcagcaacctaacagcagtttgtccaatccatctgaaaatttcatggcaaatagatcttgacctgattaacaatttaactccctgttagatttgctctaaatgctttggtttttgagttataagcaaaaaactgcatttaacccctatgttctatttttagccatggcggccatccttgttggttggccgggtcacgccacacaatttttaaactagataccccaatgatgattgcggccaagtttgtttaaatttggcctggtagtttcagaggagaagatttttgtaaaagattaccaagatttacgaaaaatggttaaaaattgactataaaggacaatgactcctaaagtggtcaactgaccattttggttatgttgacttatttgtagattttactttgctgaacattattgctgttaacagtttatctctatctataataatattcaagataataacaaaaaacagcaaaatttccctaaaattaccaattcaggggcagcaacccaacaacaggttgtccgattcatctgaaaatttcagggcagttagatcttgacctgatgaacatttttaccccacgtcagatttgctctaaatgctttggtttttgagttataagccaaaaactgcattttacccctatgttctattttaagccgtggcggccatcttggttggttggcggggtcaccggacacaatttttaaactagataccccaatgatgattatggccaagtttggattaatttggcccagcagtttcagaggagaagatttttgtaaaggttaacgacgacggacgcaggacgacggacgacgacggacgccggacgccaagtgatgagaaaagctcacttggcccttcgggccaggtgagctaaaaaggatttcttgtgttattaaaatttgctgttacaaaatattagaaattattataaattaaggaacgtatctccctcatgcaaagctctgattcctttcacggatttggctatactttttggaccttttggacaGTCTTCATGATGAACTGTTAAATCTACAGGCCCAGATCTCAATTCTTGAAAAATTTTAGTTAGATTCTGTTGGCCTgtagatatgatttttacagGCCCAAGGGCAATTTTACTAGCCTGGGCTGCCACACGGCGTGAAGACTGCTTTTGGATTATaactcttcatcttttatataagcttttgatttcaaatgttttggccacgagcattactgaagagacatgtattgtcgaaatgcgcatctggtgaaagaaaattggtaccattaattttattactaccactgggtaccgttaattttattactaccactgggtaccgttaattttatttttcactataTCACAAACAATTCTAATCTCTTTTCAGGAAATCATACGGTTACCACAAAATAATTACACATACATGCATGTTTGATTCTATGGTCACTGcttacaattttatcaaaatgcaaaaataattgCCTAACTGTTACTCACCCTGTATATATTCCTCTCACACCCTCCTGTCTCAATATAGTTACAAGTGCATCTCCagtgtttttgtattgtttagtTTTACCCATTTCACCTGCAAATCATAATTAGTCTTTATATATGTGatgtttatctattaataaaCAAGCTTTTTTTAACAAAGTGTTCTTCTATCACCACCTAGAATGGGATGAAAATGTCTTGACTCAATGtctcaaacaataaaattttcaaattaaaaacaagtgACATGTGCAATTTTCACCATCTCAATTCAGTATGTTCAAGGCAATATATATCTTACTCAGAGCagttattggattttttttctcaatgataaaaacaatatgccTTCCTTATAACCAACATGAATAATGCGATTTCATTTCCGCACAAAATTTTAGAGTgttttgttgtatttatatactgttttgaaagttaatatacatgtacccgtaaatatgataaatatcaaAGTTCTCACTATAAATTTTCTGATGAGTTTAGTGACTAATCATTTTGAGGCCACAGAAATAAAAGAAGCCAATATCAATCTATTCCACAAATTAAGGTGTTGAAAAATTTTCTGTTAGGTTTAAGGCAAAacttttttcatatgatttagTTAAAATAGTAAAGTACTTCACATTTTTGGAAGTCAAcaaacatttatgaaaacttttAATTCTGATCCAAGTCAATATATTTTAGCATACTGTACTGttcattcattattatttgttggctaccaatttttcatggttttcgtgggtacaggcAAACTGCATATTTAATTGTTCAACCTAAGACAATTTTTCTATCAggttgtatgcagacttttgcAATACCATGAAATCATGTGTTCATGAAAATGCAATTTTCAAcaatccaagaaaattggtatccacaaaaacaaatgaatccacagtattcagTTTGGAGGATTCCTAATAATGTAGACAGTTCTTGAAATATTACACTTCTTTTGTTTTCACGGTCAATGTTATTTCTGTCTGATAAATtgaagtacaaatgtatttgcattatcaaatattattatatattaatagaaGGTACATGTACAGCCTGTTTGATATATTGTGTATGAATCTTACCACTTAACTGCATTCTATTTTTCACTAAATCCAATGGTTGTACAAATAATGTGGCTGCCAtcctggaaaatattttcttaaaaatgtaaGTATTGCCATAAAACTGaatgaatgtacatgtacatatgtacaaTAACATTTGGACAGTTGGTGATAAGAAGGTCAATTGTTCTTTATTTCTGGTTGGCTCATAgacaaattgttttaattcattgtcctcaataaataaaataagatgtggtatgattgccaatgagacaactcttcacaagataATGTCTGTGAGTTGGTTGTGTTATTCAGCATGCTGTGTTCCCTTGCTTACAGTTTTGTTTGACCAGTTTCATCCTGGTAGGAAGAAATTGCCCCTGATCAGTTGGCATTCATCATTTAGTCAAGctttattgaaaaatgtttcaaattggGTCATTCCAGTTAATGTCTGCTAAAGAGGGATGGATATGATCCTTTAAGAGGGGTGTAAAATTTATACATCTTAGGGGtgaaacttgttttttttttcatctgacaCGTACACTTATGCAAAAAAACTTCTGAGGGTCTTGCAGcagtaaatgattaaaaataataacatcttAGGGATTACAAAATTGCCCATGTCAGATCTTAGAGGTGCTTTCGACTGTAGACAGTTTCATATCATGCATTATCTGGTATTGTGTTTAAAATTCTGATAGGCACAGTCCTTGCCGTAAAAAAATTCTGATAGGTCATTTTTTCCCATGATAGCCCATCCACCCAATATATTTGATAGGTCTTAATTTTAAGATCTGATAGGTAGTTTTCCATGTCTTCCTACTGTTTTATGTTcaaatttatgttttctttattactttaaaattaacaataatttcaaaggaaaacaaacattgaaaaaaatgtaattgaaaaaagatttaaaaattctaCATGAGACAAAATGGGGGATTATGGAGTAATGGAACATctcaaaaaaaacaatattttatatgatttacaaCATGGTTTCCGATCAAAACGCTCTTGTGAGACACAATTACTATCTTTCATTCAGGACCTTGCATAAGACTACAATATTAACATACAAACTGATGTCGTTGTGATGGACTTTGCCAAAGCTTTTGACAAAGTCCCTCACAAAAGGTtactttacaaattaaaatactaCGGCATAGACAATAATACCTTGGAATGGATTGGTGACTTTTCACACAATTGTACACAAACAGTCATGCTAGATGGAGAACAATCAGAAAAAACTGGGGTAACATCTGGGGTGCCACAGGGCACTGTCCTTGGCCCAATTTTATTCCTCATTTACATAAacgatttcccagaatatttaCAACACAGCACCTTAAGACTATTTGCCGATGACAGCATCATCTACAGAAACATCAAAACCACAGATGATGCTGACACTACAACAGGATTTAAATCCAGCGGCACAATGAGAAAAAGACTGGTTAATGTCATTCCATCCAGACAAATGCTCCATActaaaaattacacaaaaaaagaaaccGGTCAACCATGACTTCATCATTCATGGTCACATCGTCCAAACTGAAACAGCTACAAAATATTTAGGCATAACCGTCCAATCTGATCTAAAATGGAATAAACACATAAATAATGTAACAGCTAATGCAAACAGACAActtaattttttaaagcatAACCTTAAAGTTTCATCCCAAAAAATCTAAGAAAGagcatacattgtacatgtcaTTAGTCAGACCTAAGCTTGAGTACAGCTCTTGCGTCTGGGACCCTCACACCAAAAGTCTGAGTCCTGAATCTTTCAAGGCTCAGCTTCGTCATTagatttaaatgacatatttttaattgcacctgtatatatattaatttgcaCCCATTCTTcttgtttattaaattttcaaaattatgtatGCGCTCACACCTAAATGTGGCAGAATAGTCAACCAGATGATCGTGGCCGCTTaccagaagaagaagaagtgGTATTCTATAAGATCATACACAAACACATAGCAATTTACCCTAAAGATCTTCTTGTTAAATCAGACAGTAGAACAAGACATAAACATACCAACCactttaaacaaattcaaacaaataaagattcatacaagttttcattttatccACATACAATAGTACAATGGAACATACTTCCTACATCAGCAATCCTTTGTACAACAGTCGACGGCTTCAAAGAGCAGATTTCTAATCTGCTCTTTcacaaatattctaaaaactaCATAACATGTACATAGTGTTAACAAGAAATATACATAGGATaacaatccacaaaaaaaaaaaaaatcactgttatatttttactttacttATTTTTTCTAAGCACCAATGCAAATTATGTAATGACTAATGTATCCAGGTGTAATGCTAAGTCGTTATAGtaaggctatttttttcttattttttctgtagacttagctttaattttttataaccatGCATTGGCAAGCTTGATAACTCGTAATTGTTTGTCAGTAACTAAATGTACGATGATGTCCCATACGGAACCTTCTGaccttgtttgtttacattaaaatttcaatggagtcaaaatcacgtgatgtcaATCCGttatatccaatcaaattgctctaCTGTCAATTAGGGGATTTTTCAGTCTACGTCAATTACGTTATTTCTTTCTGGGATATtgcttcaaaatattttgcaatagtTCTGGGTTTTATTCAACAGGAAAACTCTTGTTTTGCCATCCCTTTTGACATCAAGGGAATTTTGAATGAATATTTACCTACAGTCATGATGGTCAGAATATcgatctttttataatgaataaaaaggaaattctatgaaaaataaatgtaaattgtttctTATTAACCAACTCTATATGCCTGTTCAAAATTATGGCATGGACATCgttttttcatatagttttcctttcattttggttgggtttttttcgCGGGAAAATCGAGAAAGAGGTAAGGAGCATGTCATTTATAAATTCCTAAAAATACGATTTGCTTGACCTGTATTGCCTGCTACAAGATTGATGACGCtgaatggaatgtacacaaagcAATGGAGGCCGGAAATGGGATTTTGTGAAGTTctagaatgtttttaaatattcggaAGTTGGGATTGAAACGGGcattagaaaattggcattttttggcaataattgAGAACAAGAATGAAAACTTACctttagaaatgtttttttattcaaaagtggAGAAAAAACGTATTTTGCACTGTTTTTCTACGCCAGAAGTACCGTATTGACATCAATGCGGAGTTTCCCCGTGTGTTAAGTTCAAACACAAATACCTAACGAACTGACAAGATGAACGATCTTAGACTACGGTAGGATAATATTActgcaaatttatttcttttaaattgtaaataagcCATGCATGCAACGGCACGTAATAGTCAAAGTTGTGACTGAGTGCGGAAATATggagatatataaatatatagtttagGGGATCATTAAGGTTCTTCGTCATAGGACATTCAAATGATATACTGTCAGTAACGACTGACCAGCTAACGTACCGGTGATCCGGCACTTGAAACGTGATCATTTTTGTAATGAAACTTTTATCGGTTGTGCAATTAACTTCAGAATAAAACTTACCCTCCTCCACCTCCGAATAAAAACTTTACTCCAGTGGGAATAGTTTCTTTTGAtgacattttgctgttttgaaTTTAACAGCTGAAGGTTACTGAAGTCAAAATTTGGTCCGTCCAAGGGGTAACCTTGACCTTCCACACGTGTGTTATTAGAGTTGTCTTCTCAAAAGGTAGAACATAAATACATGGTAGCTATCCGAACCCGAGTCCGAAACACATTTTGAcagtggctatttgaccggcaccggctaaatatcaaatttgctatttgaccggcaccggcaaaatagcaaatttgctatttgaccggcactgTATAAAACTGTTCATTGATGATAAGCTAAGAATAAAAAAGcttaatgataatttaaaagcatgttatcacaatatcaagcattaaaaatacagtacaataacaaaaaaaatattgaagatgttcataaataataatctataattttatgataataattaaaagcatgaaaacacatttatatatacattactaaatatattttttctaaaatatttatgaaaaatctGTGCTACATCACTACTTCACATTACCAGATTTTGTTGAACACTAAATATAATTGCCTTAAATTCTTTGCGAACAGAACTAGACCTCAAGACAAGTGGTATATTTCAAAAGAGGACTGTCAGTTCAGCATTTTCGATTGATTCACCTGGTATAAATATCAAGAGTTGGTGACACCATGTGCTTGGGCATATACCCTGAAACAGTTTTTACTCAGGTCTGAAGTGAAACTGGAGCAGAAAGAAAGTGGTGATAGAGAAATTATATCAGTGACAGCTACAACAAGCCATGGCCAAGTGAGGGTCaattcaaaaaaaaagtttctctTGTTTGTTGTTGAAGCAATGTCAGATAGTTGGATGATTAACACAGTCAGGACATCACATAGATTATTCGCAAGCAGAAGAATGAGATACCGCTCAAAAAGAAGAACACCTATTGGATTTTAGTTGTTGTGGATCGCGTGTTTCTCATACATTTATTACTTCTACCAAATATGAAGAAACGTGGAAGGCCAGAAGGTTTGACCCAAACTGTCATCGAAAAGCGGCAATTGTGTTCCATTTCATAAGAAAAGTTCCACAGAACTCAAGGAACCAGTTGAAGCAAGAACCTGAACTTTTAACTGCCTCTTGTTTGGACTCAATTGTAAACATTGATTTAATCAAAAAGTATTGTCAAATAGATGCATGGGAAGCTATTAAGAGCGTTTATAAAGAGAAGAAAAAGAACCATATCTACATATGCAACATATGCCCACATGATGCAGATTCAAAGGAAGCCAGTGTAATGTGTAGTTCCTGTTTGAAGTGGCAACATTTAGCTAGTGCTAGATTAAAACAACTTCTTAAGGCAAATAATTGGTTTTGTAACAATTGCAAATGTTAAAACATGTGTCCTTTTGAAATTCGAAGCAAACAACCTAAAGCATTGTCTTTTTTAAGATGCACGTAGTTTTACATAACCATGATACCACTATTTTTATAGCATGGCAGAAAATTTAAACCATAGATTTTACACAGATTTGTACAtcaacttttttataaatattttagaaaaaaatatataccagtATTTagtaatgtatatacaaatgtgttttcatgctttgaattaatattataaattatttatttatgaacatcttcaatttttgtttttattgtactgtatttttaatgcttgattttgtgattttaaattattatcaagCTTTTATATTCTCTACTAATCACATCaatgaacagttttattcagtgccggctaaatagcaaatttgctatttagccggtgccggtcaaatagccactgcctttaATTATTCAGAATGTTCGGGATAATTAACCAAACAGCATTGCCGATTGTTAATTAAATGAAGAAATcgtcaaataaattttaaacatactATGTTGACACAGCCAGTACAGTACATGGAATTAGGGTAAAGTGTAACCATTCAAGTTACAGtagaaatattacaaaattcttgaaCATTAGGAAAACTCTCTAATCTCAATattttggactgccactggaaaatgagagTACGAGTTGGATAGGGACAGTCTTGCAACGAGACAACTATGGACCACTGAAATAGTTTTTGTAATGGTTCTAAACATGCAATCGGGGAGTTACCAGTTTTGTAATGAGCTGCCGCATGAGCTGCCATTCCAGGTCTATATTAAATTGGGAAATGACCCTGTCTAAATATGTGGTTTGGCAGCCCATTACAAAACTGGTAACTCCCCGATTGCACGGTAAGAACCATTACAAAAACTATTTCAGTGGTCCACAGGTGGCTTGTTGCAAGACTGTCCCTATCCAACTCATACTGATTCTCATTTTCCAATGGCAGTCCAAATATCCCCGAACGGTCTCTATTACACGACCTAACTATTGTTTTtaactattgtatttgttcttaatttgtattcaTCCTGAAGATGCATGATGCAATATTTGCCTTTGGGCTTTAAAcaaccaataatcaatcaatcaaaatgtaTTCAACATGATTGTCCCCATCTTCCTAAATACGTGTACTTCTTTTCGAGAGGAGGGGCCTGTAGATAAgtgatttcattttattttagaaaaaaaattgactaaaaaataACGAATCTCTTTACTTTATGATTAAAACCCAACCCGCGCTGCATGcttttaaattggaaaatcatAATCACCTAATGACTTTCGGTAGAATGTTGTTTGTGTTTAGAAGCGTCTCCTACGTTTCTTTGTTTGCGACTATATACTTCCATGTTCTATAGCTATAGGTTTATTTAGGGGGAACAACTTAAGGTCTGCATAATGGAACATGATTTTAGCGTAACCGAAATAAaccttatcggggccttttatcatgggctttgctcattgttgaaggccgtacggtgacctataattgttaatgtttgtgtcattttggtcttttgtggatagttgtctcattggcaatcataccacatcttctttttttatactatatatatgaTTCTATATGTAAGATggctttttttaatgaaaccaAATACAGAAACTGTAATCTTATGAataaaaagattacatttttagttttatttaaaaaatgaggttcatttttttttgcagataCTCTTTTTTAGCCGATACTGTCATATAAATTACACGGTTTAAACTTTTAGTCTCTCGCACCTGCAGTTTATCGTGCCGTCATACTGCATGGGAACTGATAATTTATCCGGCAGTGTTGAGAAAGTCTATTTGACAAATACTGcaaaaagagacaacaattaaaactatcGGAAAATTGTACAAATTGAATAGTTAATGAAATCAGAACAGATTGTTACAAAAACTTGCTACTAGTGGAAATAAGAAATTTTACGTCATCTGGACAGGTACCAATAGTCAATAACTTTAAACTTTGAAGGATaccaattttatatatatgtgtaatcGTATACTCTGTCGTGCCAAATCATCCGAAGAAAAAAGATGCATAAATTGAATAATTCCTATGATCAGTAAAAGATAATCCCCCTTCTCCACATGAATGAACTGATCCATTAAGTATGATATCAGATAACATCGGGATGTGCCAATTGCTGCTGTATGTGAGTCAGCATCCTGATGATAACTTTCTCAGTAATATAggatttcatatatttattgtgTGTCATTTTCTAAAGCAATGTCTGTGATTATATATATGACTTCAACAACGACAAACAGAGACGtaagtttgtttatttgttgcaATATGATTTTGATTTGAATGCATACACAATGAAATTATTTCGTTTAAAAGCTGAGTTTTCAGTTTTTCCACAGCACTTCATCAAAAATGGTTTCCATGGTTATCTGTTTTTCACACTCCTTATTAAATTATTGCAGGCGATCTATTTAATCGATTTGCATAGGTCAATACAGTGTTATTTAtcgtttgtgttttatttctgGCGAAAAGATTAAagaattatacatgtataatccgAAGTAGATCGAACTCTATCAATCTCAGTGGAAAAGGGGGGATCATTTACTGTTATcctcatatttgttttgaaatttagagtttaaatgaaaatatattcattcttcaaacattttgtcGATTTTGTCGTATGTTTCAAATGTATATGCCCAAATTATCTCATCACCGATGCAACCCATGCTTTTTATTCATCTTTTTGTTTCTAATGTGGCATATGACTGAGATGCTAATTAGTGCGTTTATTAACTtggaaatgaaaaaatattcacatGTGAATGCATTCATGATGAATCTGTATGTCATCTCACGCTGATATATAAGGGGCACATTGTAGGGAAATCTTATAATTAACTTAAGCTCATTTATAATCCGTCTGATGTATAATGGTATAATCGTCCGGTAAAGTAAAACTATCAACTTTGTACTAACAGTAAACATCATTAATGTCAATTTTCTTACTATCCTTATGATGTATAGCTTGAAggatatgattattttttacgaaaaattgATACATAATATCGTTGATGTTCAGAACATATGTTTGGCCTTGAACGATGTTGTATACAAATCTTTAAGATAAGTGTGCTTAAAATCTTGTAATTTAAAACGTATTAAACTAAATTAAGGACACTTTGATGTTaaaatttggtcaaacatatgtTATACGCACAAAATGTGTATTTTGTAAGGTTGTAAGAATATCACGACCAGACAATTACACAAAAACTTACGACTTAGACAAACTATAGTTATAGATCTTTATATActgaaaaaagtataaaagatataaaatatttatccaaGTCGAAATACTTTGGAGTAGAtagatttttttcagtatttcatatatttttatacttcGTGCTCTTCAGTACATTTACACTCTGTAAAAATGTTGGCACATGCACATCTTTCCGATGACGATGACAGGCTGACAAACTGCTTGACGAAAGTATTGACAAATCACAGAACACTGAATTATTCTCCCCTAACACTACAAATGTACCGTTTgcaaaattgaaccaaacttgaacacaatcatcattggagtGTAAAAATATGTACGATAGCGCTGCCTGCCAAACGTCAAGACTGGCATGACCAAAATGGCTTAAAATATAACTTAGCAGTACAATGATGGTTTATTATATTATCTTTAAATactatagatagagaaaatccAACAAGGCACACATGTTCAGAACTGTGAGATCTACCGACTACTAGTATATTTCTACATAAAACCTGTCAGCTTACTTCTTTATAAGAATTGTTGCTGTAACGATTGCATTTTTGCCTTATACATCATGAAAACTACATTAGAaactttaaaaattgcaacaaaaaCCAGCAAGACAAGATCTGCAAAAAGGTCAGAACAGATGAAATTTTCAGTTGTCCTCGTATATATATTCATGGATTATTGGCCTTAAATTGAAGATTTTCACCCTTTCTGTAAAATATGGGCATTTTAGAGATGattttaacatgaaaaattatcagcaatacaagttcaacaaaaagtaatttaagtaatgaataatattttgcTCATCAATGTTGCAATGTCTAATGTTGAGGATGCACATAGACATAGGTGCCACAGGCTTAGAGCATCTAGTTGGATGACTTtggacaacttttaaaatataatggtgATTATGTCTACCATGGATTGCTATTAGGTTTTATGGTGATAATACAATGAAAAAATTCGTTCAGTACAGTATGATTACTCATTTTAGATATACCACAAGCAAAGCAGAATAAAACTTGTTCTTGAGGGAAAAGGAATAAAATACGAAGAAGTAGATCTATGTAAGGACAAGGAAAAACGAGATTACATGAGAGAAAAAGCAGGAATTCCAGACTTACTCCCACCACAAATTTTTAATGGTGACACATACTGTGGGGTAATATATTACTTAGATCAATACAAATACATCTCTAGTTACTAATGAGTTCACACGTCCGATTGGGGAATCACCGAAAAATGACCGGAGATTTaaccccccccccacacacacacacacacacacacacgcttatgaaaattcctggatccgtcACTGAATATGACTGTGTTCTAGTCTTTGTGTACATTtatatgccccacctacgatagaagagggcattattttttctggtcttagtgtccgtctgttcgttcgtctgttcgttcgtttgttcgtccgtccgtctgcccggcgcttcaggttaaagtttttggtcaaggtagtttttgatgaagttgaagtccaatcaatttgaaactgaGTACACATGTtacttatgatatgatctttctaat
Coding sequences within it:
- the LOC134693860 gene encoding SH3 domain-binding glutamic acid-rich-like protein 3, which codes for MSVIIYMTSTTTNRDIYHKQSRIKLVLEGKGIKYEEVDLCKDKEKRDYMREKAGIPDLLPPQIFNGDTYCGDFQSFDDALEAGTLQEFLLLK